In Candidatus Saccharibacteria bacterium oral taxon 488, a single window of DNA contains:
- a CDS encoding undecaprenyl-diphosphate phosphatase, with product MAWWQAIILGIIEGVTEFLPVSSTGHLTIVEKLMGMRIDDPSLTAFTAVIQIGAILAAIIYFWSDIWRVLSAWWRGLWWKRARRQFDYAYGWAIIIGSVPIAVIGLLFKDQVETVLRSLWFVAVALIGWSLVMWWADKRSEKTSHRSEQQTTWRDTLAIGVGQCLALIPGISRSGATISVGLLRGFDRVAVTKLSFFLGIPALMAAGLLEMLTASKHIAGGVGWTATILATIVSFVVGYLAISWLLKFVARNDFSLFIWYRVGLGGLIIVLLMSGAISAV from the coding sequence GTGGCGTGGTGGCAAGCGATCATCCTCGGCATCATTGAAGGCGTGACGGAGTTTTTGCCAGTTTCTTCGACGGGGCACTTGACGATCGTCGAGAAATTAATGGGGATGAGAATTGATGATCCAAGTCTGACAGCGTTCACGGCAGTGATTCAGATTGGCGCAATCTTGGCAGCGATCATCTATTTCTGGAGCGATATCTGGCGGGTGCTGAGCGCGTGGTGGCGCGGGCTGTGGTGGAAGCGGGCGCGGCGACAGTTTGATTATGCGTATGGCTGGGCGATTATCATCGGTTCGGTGCCGATCGCAGTGATTGGACTACTATTTAAGGATCAAGTCGAGACAGTGCTGCGTAGCCTGTGGTTTGTGGCGGTAGCGTTGATCGGCTGGAGTTTGGTGATGTGGTGGGCTGATAAGCGTTCAGAAAAAACCAGTCACCGCAGTGAACAGCAAACGACGTGGCGAGATACGCTGGCGATTGGTGTGGGGCAATGTCTGGCACTGATACCGGGTATTAGCCGGTCGGGGGCAACGATCTCGGTGGGCCTGCTGCGGGGATTTGACCGAGTGGCGGTGACAAAGCTCAGTTTTTTCCTCGGTATTCCGGCCTTGATGGCGGCGGGGCTACTGGAGATGCTGACCGCCTCAAAGCACATCGCGGGCGGCGTTGGCTGGACGGCAACGATACTTGCGACCATCGTGTCGTTTGTGGTCGGCTACCTCGCGATATCGTGGCTACTCAAGTTTGTGGCGCGGAATGACTTCTCACTATTTATTTGGTATCGAGTCGGGCTAGGTGGCCTAATCATTGTTTTACTGATGAGCGGTGCGATCAGCGCGGTCTAG
- a CDS encoding ABC transporter ATP-binding protein: MIEIKHITKTYGGKKNAFVALDDVNIEIADGASVAILGKSGSGKSTLMHAISGLDKPEQGEVLVDGEDILRLKTRATDRFRAEKIGFIFQSFFVEGGETCYDNVSLSLETAGVPRAQRKRRIESALKAVDLTDKTKVRAKHLSGGQKQRLAIARAIAGEPAILFADEPTGNLDSATSAMIEDLLFEYQKQHGATLIIVTHDEDLAKRCERIIRIKDGRIESDSAIEDAIRIAQGKTVASGAHRHAATVTIAAAAPLPEPKKPRRQAKQSRATKPIKKEAKK, from the coding sequence ATGATAGAAATCAAACATATTACCAAGACGTACGGTGGCAAGAAAAATGCTTTCGTGGCGCTAGATGATGTTAATATCGAGATCGCGGATGGGGCGAGTGTGGCAATTTTAGGCAAATCTGGTTCGGGGAAATCGACGCTGATGCACGCAATTTCGGGGTTGGATAAGCCTGAGCAGGGCGAAGTGTTGGTTGATGGCGAGGATATTTTGCGCCTCAAGACGCGGGCAACGGATAGGTTCCGCGCTGAGAAGATAGGCTTTATTTTTCAGAGTTTTTTCGTCGAGGGTGGTGAAACGTGTTATGACAATGTCAGTTTGTCGCTGGAGACTGCTGGCGTCCCTCGTGCTCAGCGCAAGCGGCGCATCGAGTCGGCATTAAAAGCGGTTGATTTGACTGATAAGACCAAGGTGCGTGCTAAACATCTCTCTGGTGGGCAAAAGCAGCGCCTGGCGATCGCCCGGGCTATTGCCGGTGAACCAGCGATTTTGTTCGCTGATGAGCCAACTGGCAATCTTGACTCGGCAACATCGGCGATGATTGAAGATCTGTTATTTGAGTATCAAAAACAGCACGGCGCAACCTTGATTATCGTGACGCATGATGAAGATTTAGCGAAACGATGTGAGCGGATTATTCGCATCAAAGATGGTCGAATTGAATCTGATTCGGCGATTGAAGACGCGATTCGGATCGCTCAAGGTAAAACGGTGGCCTCGGGGGCTCATCGTCATGCCGCTACGGTGACAATTGCCGCCGCAGCCCCTCTGCCTGAGCCAAAGAAGCCTCGTCGTCAGGCGAAACAGTCAAGAGCCACGAAACCTATCAAAAAGGAGGCGAAAAAATGA
- a CDS encoding ABC transporter permease, with the protein MKTLDIVRRAGRNLRRAKIRTLLTSVAIAVGGFAITASLMAGEGARQYVDRIISSNFNPQRLMIGKAGETFTGRSSKSLKEYKPNTGARRGGEVELLTLDDMAKLKARSDLKDVTPLYQLNPKYLTFSAKSDKKYTGEVAMRDNGIRVETVAGKAMSKGTQLGDNEVIIPESYLEELGISADKIIGSKLTLTVEQIPQKVSEEDIAKAYRQRGEAGVRELTSSKLKHKELTIVAVSKKSPEQATNTPNTYVSPETAKELTEFATLGTPQYQKYITASATVADGKKPEDVKKALKDELNLSAVTSKDIQELLFTFVNLLQWIVFGFGVLALVVSIFGIVNTQYISVLERTQQIGLMKALGASRRDVARLFRYEAAWVGFLGGALGVLGAWGIGELCNPMISGVLNLGEHSLLIFIPISGLVIVVGLMLVAIIAGFLPSRKAAKLDPIEALRTE; encoded by the coding sequence ATGAAAACGCTAGATATCGTACGCCGTGCTGGGCGAAATCTGCGGCGAGCGAAAATACGCACCTTGCTCACTAGCGTTGCCATCGCAGTGGGTGGCTTTGCGATTACCGCCAGTTTGATGGCGGGCGAAGGGGCCAGGCAGTATGTTGATCGGATTATTAGTAGCAATTTTAATCCTCAAAGATTGATGATTGGTAAGGCCGGCGAGACATTCACTGGTCGCAGCAGTAAGTCACTTAAAGAATATAAGCCGAATACTGGCGCGCGTCGTGGCGGGGAAGTCGAGCTATTAACTCTTGACGATATGGCGAAACTGAAGGCGCGCAGTGACTTGAAAGATGTGACGCCGCTATATCAATTGAACCCAAAATATCTGACGTTTAGTGCCAAGTCTGATAAAAAGTACACGGGCGAGGTAGCGATGCGCGATAACGGTATTCGCGTTGAGACAGTAGCGGGCAAGGCGATGTCTAAGGGTACTCAGTTGGGGGATAATGAAGTGATAATACCAGAGTCCTACCTTGAGGAACTGGGAATCTCTGCCGATAAGATTATTGGTAGTAAGCTGACGCTTACTGTCGAGCAAATACCGCAGAAAGTCAGTGAAGAGGATATTGCCAAGGCGTATCGGCAGCGCGGCGAGGCTGGCGTGCGTGAACTAACAAGTAGTAAGTTGAAGCACAAAGAGCTGACCATTGTGGCGGTATCAAAGAAATCGCCGGAGCAAGCGACGAATACACCAAATACCTATGTCAGCCCAGAGACTGCCAAGGAGCTGACTGAATTTGCGACGCTCGGTACGCCGCAGTACCAAAAGTACATTACTGCTTCAGCAACGGTGGCTGACGGTAAAAAGCCCGAAGACGTCAAGAAAGCTCTTAAAGATGAGTTGAACCTATCAGCGGTAACTTCAAAAGATATCCAGGAGCTGCTCTTTACGTTTGTAAACTTGCTGCAGTGGATTGTGTTTGGATTTGGTGTATTAGCGTTGGTGGTGAGCATCTTTGGTATTGTCAATACACAGTACATTTCGGTGCTGGAGCGGACGCAACAAATTGGGCTGATGAAGGCACTTGGTGCTAGTCGGCGTGATGTTGCTAGGCTGTTTCGCTATGAGGCGGCGTGGGTCGGCTTTTTGGGCGGTGCACTTGGGGTGCTTGGCGCGTGGGGAATTGGTGAGCTGTGTAACCCAATGATCTCCGGGGTGCTTAATTTGGGGGAACATTCGCTCTTGATATTTATACCAATTAGCGGTCTCGTCATTGTTGTCGGGCTGATGCTGGTAGCAATTATTGCGGGATTCTTGCCGAGCCGCAAAGCGGCGAAGCTTGACCCAATTGAGGCGCTGCGTACGGAATGA
- the serS gene encoding serine--tRNA ligase gives MLDIRFIRDNAEAVQAAAKHKGCDVSIATLLQLDDERREAQRQVDELRQQRNEIAAKMKGGKPEPGLIEQGKAIKAKLSGLETRLSEVEECYMTLLKQVPNMPHADVPVGLSEDENVEVKVVGDIPAFDFMPKNHYEIAEAKGWLDKERAAKVAGARFAYIMGDLVLLQQAIIQFVITSLTNPAVIKEIAEKAGLGVNTKPFIPVLPPLMIRTEPYDQMDRLQPSDDRYKIEGEELWLQGSAEHVLGSMHAGEIFDAKQLPLRYLGFATSFRKEAGTYGKDMEGLIRMHQFDKLEMESFTEAKDSYNEHLLFIAIQEWLLAQLKLPYHVLMKCTADIGKPNARGVDMEVWLPGQGKYRETHTADYMTDYQARRLMTRVRTDNGVELIHTNDATAFALGRCMVAIIENYQTAEGDVMVPEALRPYMNGREMI, from the coding sequence ATGTTAGATATTCGCTTTATTCGAGATAACGCCGAAGCAGTGCAGGCTGCGGCGAAACACAAGGGGTGCGACGTGTCTATTGCGACATTGTTGCAATTAGATGACGAGCGTCGAGAGGCGCAGCGGCAGGTTGATGAGTTGCGCCAGCAGCGTAATGAGATTGCTGCTAAAATGAAGGGCGGCAAGCCCGAGCCGGGTCTGATTGAGCAGGGCAAGGCCATTAAGGCCAAGCTGAGCGGGCTCGAGACTCGGCTGAGCGAGGTCGAAGAGTGCTACATGACACTACTCAAGCAAGTCCCTAATATGCCGCACGCCGACGTGCCAGTTGGTCTGAGTGAGGATGAAAACGTTGAAGTAAAGGTCGTCGGTGATATTCCAGCCTTTGATTTTATGCCGAAAAATCACTACGAAATTGCCGAGGCGAAGGGCTGGCTTGACAAAGAGCGTGCTGCCAAGGTTGCTGGCGCTCGCTTTGCCTATATCATGGGTGATTTGGTGTTGTTGCAACAGGCGATTATCCAGTTTGTGATCACATCTCTCACTAACCCAGCGGTGATCAAGGAGATCGCCGAAAAGGCTGGCCTTGGTGTCAATACAAAACCATTCATCCCAGTGCTGCCGCCATTGATGATCCGTACCGAGCCCTATGATCAGATGGATCGTCTCCAGCCGAGTGATGATCGATACAAAATTGAAGGCGAGGAACTGTGGCTACAGGGGAGCGCTGAGCATGTGCTCGGTAGTATGCATGCGGGTGAGATTTTTGATGCGAAACAGTTACCACTTCGATACCTGGGCTTTGCAACCAGCTTCCGCAAAGAAGCAGGGACGTACGGCAAGGATATGGAGGGGCTGATCCGGATGCACCAGTTTGATAAGCTCGAGATGGAGAGCTTCACCGAGGCGAAGGATAGTTATAACGAGCACCTGCTATTTATCGCGATTCAAGAGTGGCTTTTGGCTCAGCTCAAGCTACCGTACCATGTCCTGATGAAATGCACCGCTGATATTGGTAAACCAAATGCGCGCGGTGTTGATATGGAAGTATGGTTACCGGGTCAGGGCAAGTACCGCGAGACGCATACTGCTGACTATATGACTGACTATCAGGCGCGTCGTTTGATGACGCGGGTGCGCACGGACAACGGAGTTGAATTGATCCACACGAATGATGCGACGGCCTTTGCGCTGGGGCGCTGCATGGTGGCGATTATTGAGAATTATCAGACCGCAGAGGGTGATGTCATGGTGCCAGAAGCACTTCGCCCGTATATGAATGGCCGCGAGATGATATAA
- the raiA gene encoding ribosome-associated translation inhibitor RaiA, translating into MRVLSCRANVYIKGGTMIKDITITGVKYELTDTTKKYVERKIGALGKYLPRHARKSATADVKIKQIDNPGGNKYEVEVIINVPDKKITAKDSTMNVLAAVDIVEAKLNGQLRKYKDDVLTHVGSSRGVLARFKRGFQREQ; encoded by the coding sequence ATGCGGGTGTTGTCTTGCCGCGCTAACGTATACATAAAAGGAGGAACTATGATCAAAGATATTACCATTACTGGCGTCAAATACGAATTGACGGACACCACAAAGAAATACGTTGAGCGCAAAATCGGTGCACTGGGTAAGTACTTGCCGCGGCATGCCCGCAAGAGCGCGACTGCTGATGTAAAGATCAAGCAGATCGATAATCCTGGTGGCAACAAGTACGAGGTTGAAGTAATTATCAATGTACCAGACAAGAAAATCACCGCTAAAGATTCGACGATGAACGTGCTGGCGGCCGTCGATATCGTTGAAGCAAAGCTGAACGGGCAGCTGCGTAAATATAAGGATGATGTGCTGACACACGTTGGCAGCAGCCGCGGCGTGCTGGCACGGTTCAAGCGCGGTTTCCAGCGCGAGCAGTAG
- the secA gene encoding preprotein translocase subunit SecA yields MTQQKALSKIFGDPQKKILKRLQKQVDVINGLSEKYEKMSDKELQAQTEALKKRLTKKNVTLDTILPDAFAVVREAAKRVIGERPYDVQLIGGMVLHEGNVAEMKTGEGKTLVATLPTYLNALEEKGVHVVTVNDYLAQRDAGWMGQVYDFLGLTTGVIINEASFVYDKDYDNEHHDDPRMRKLRPVTRKEAYTADITYGTNNEFGFDYLRDNMVNDMDLLRQRELNFAIVDEVDSILIDEARTPLIISAPAAENPDNYYTFAKVASKLVPDDYVLDEKRRSVALTDEGVEKVQKLLGIKNLYTPDHVRSVYHMDQALRAQTLFKRDKDYVVTNDGEVIIVDEHTGRLMQGRRYNEGLHQAIEAKENVPVLEESMTLATVSFQNYFRLYNKLSGMTGTAFTEAEEFQQIYSLDVIQIPPNKPVIRDDKEDLIFKTEKGKLKAVAEAIKDYHKQGRPVLVGSGSIAKNEQIAKYLEKEGIKFEILNAKNNEREAAIIEKAGEKGAITLATNIAGRGTDIKLGRGVKELGGLVVIGSERHESRRIDNQLRGRGGRQGDPGETQFYVSTEDDLMRIFQGERIAALMDRLGVDEDTPIQNRAVSKTLEAAQKRVEGYNFDTRKNVVQYDNVINRHRRVVYTMRRKILEGDNIQPEIERLLRDRVKELVTLPTKNNPKFIEEFTSAFPVDEAAVRKVGREKKDRPRLQKALKLAHQAYREKDEEIGTEELRGVEREVYMAVLDTLWMQHLENMQHLREGIHWRSVGQRDPLVEYRAESQKLFTSLQENLRNEVLNTIFHIHKSDAVIRQSQDDEYDTELTRLAESAVERGVNEVGTGEENRDGDFSVKKGKSNAESNRAKNQARKKKKAQRQNRKKNRK; encoded by the coding sequence ATGACACAACAAAAGGCGCTGAGTAAGATTTTTGGCGATCCGCAGAAGAAGATTTTGAAGCGGCTGCAGAAGCAAGTTGACGTAATTAACGGTCTGTCTGAAAAGTATGAAAAAATGTCGGACAAAGAGCTGCAGGCGCAGACAGAGGCGCTGAAAAAGCGTCTGACGAAAAAGAATGTAACACTGGATACGATTTTGCCGGATGCCTTTGCGGTGGTGCGCGAAGCCGCCAAGCGTGTCATCGGTGAGCGTCCGTACGATGTCCAGCTGATCGGTGGTATGGTGCTACATGAAGGAAATGTCGCCGAAATGAAGACTGGTGAAGGTAAGACCTTGGTGGCGACACTGCCGACGTACCTCAATGCGCTAGAGGAAAAGGGCGTCCACGTGGTGACTGTCAACGACTATCTGGCGCAGCGCGACGCTGGCTGGATGGGTCAGGTGTATGACTTTTTAGGCTTGACAACTGGCGTGATTATCAACGAGGCGTCATTTGTTTATGATAAAGATTACGACAATGAGCATCACGACGATCCGCGTATGCGTAAGCTCCGTCCGGTCACCCGTAAAGAAGCCTACACTGCCGATATCACCTACGGTACCAACAACGAATTTGGCTTTGACTATCTGCGTGACAACATGGTTAACGACATGGATTTGCTCAGGCAGCGCGAGCTGAACTTTGCTATCGTTGACGAGGTGGACTCAATCCTGATCGACGAAGCGCGGACGCCGCTGATCATCTCAGCGCCAGCAGCAGAGAACCCAGATAATTATTACACATTCGCCAAAGTTGCCAGCAAATTAGTGCCAGATGACTATGTTTTGGACGAAAAGCGCCGCAGCGTGGCCTTGACCGACGAGGGTGTGGAGAAAGTCCAAAAACTGCTGGGAATAAAAAATTTGTACACGCCAGACCATGTGCGCAGCGTTTATCACATGGATCAGGCGCTGCGAGCACAAACATTGTTCAAGCGAGATAAAGATTACGTGGTAACCAATGACGGCGAGGTGATCATCGTCGATGAGCACACCGGTCGTTTGATGCAAGGACGCCGCTACAACGAAGGTCTGCACCAGGCCATTGAGGCCAAAGAGAATGTGCCGGTGCTAGAAGAAAGCATGACGCTGGCCACCGTGTCGTTCCAGAATTATTTCCGTTTGTACAATAAACTGAGCGGCATGACCGGTACGGCATTCACCGAGGCGGAAGAGTTTCAACAAATTTATTCACTGGACGTCATCCAAATTCCGCCGAACAAGCCAGTGATTCGCGACGACAAAGAAGACCTGATTTTCAAGACCGAAAAGGGCAAGCTGAAGGCGGTGGCTGAAGCTATCAAAGATTATCATAAGCAAGGCCGGCCGGTGTTGGTTGGCTCTGGCTCGATTGCCAAGAACGAGCAGATCGCCAAATATCTGGAAAAAGAAGGCATCAAGTTTGAGATTCTAAACGCCAAGAATAATGAGCGTGAGGCGGCTATCATTGAGAAGGCTGGTGAAAAGGGTGCGATTACACTAGCGACAAACATTGCCGGACGCGGTACCGACATTAAATTGGGCAGGGGCGTCAAGGAATTGGGCGGCCTGGTAGTGATCGGCTCGGAGCGGCACGAGTCGCGCCGCATTGACAATCAGCTGCGCGGTCGTGGCGGTCGTCAGGGTGATCCAGGCGAGACGCAGTTCTACGTGTCGACCGAAGATGATTTGATGCGAATTTTCCAGGGTGAGCGCATCGCGGCGCTGATGGACCGGCTGGGTGTGGATGAAGATACGCCGATTCAAAACCGCGCCGTATCGAAAACTTTGGAAGCAGCCCAGAAGCGCGTCGAGGGCTACAATTTCGATACGCGCAAAAATGTTGTTCAGTACGACAACGTGATTAATCGTCACCGCCGTGTGGTCTACACGATGCGGCGAAAAATCCTTGAAGGCGACAATATCCAGCCGGAAATTGAGCGACTGTTGCGAGACAGAGTCAAAGAATTAGTGACGCTACCGACAAAAAACAACCCGAAGTTTATCGAGGAATTTACGTCGGCCTTTCCGGTCGATGAGGCGGCCGTGCGCAAGGTTGGCCGCGAGAAAAAAGACCGTCCACGCCTCCAAAAAGCCCTGAAACTAGCACACCAGGCCTACCGGGAAAAAGATGAAGAAATCGGTACTGAAGAGTTGCGCGGTGTGGAGCGCGAGGTGTATATGGCGGTGCTCGACACCCTGTGGATGCAGCACCTGGAGAACATGCAGCATCTACGCGAAGGGATTCACTGGCGCAGCGTTGGGCAGCGCGATCCATTGGTAGAATACCGGGCGGAGTCACAAAAATTGTTCACCAGCCTTCAGGAAAATCTGCGTAACGAAGTTCTGAACACAATTTTTCATATTCATAAATCCGACGCGGTAATTCGCCAGTCACAGGATGATGAGTATGACACCGAGCTAACGCGCCTAGCCGAAAGCGCAGTTGAGCGTGGCGTTAATGAAGTTGGTACGGGCGAGGAAAATCGTGACGGTGACTTTTCGGTGAAAAAGGGTAAATCAAACGCCGAGTCGAACCGCGCCAAGAACCAAGCACGCAAGAAGAAAAAAGCGCAGCGCCAAAACCGCAAAAAGAACCGCAAATAA
- a CDS encoding insulinase family protein, producing the protein MKHTVKEIKLKNGAKGLFIDVPDATVMSFQVQFRAGNRYVRDKDIYETAHIMEHMAFGANEKFRSEHAYEQEFTKNGAYHNAFTSDYSMVYEAACADFEWDRILDLQRLAITTPRFNAEELEAEKGNVRSELTGYLNNHNRVMWPRVQQALGEDILTYNQRLKTIDAITLKDIKEHHWRTHTLNNMRFVVAGKLTGRMATIRESLEQWQLEPGERFAIPHDNLSSAAPIFIRRKEASNLTFGWSMNLPRELSDEDSDAMGCLNHILTGTMSSRIFGAARKKGLAYGVFSDTSVGFYDSAWDFGGQVNLETAEALFDIIVRELRRVLNGTITSEDIENAKSYALGRYQMGAQTVAQVSNFYTGRYFADDFVKDYEGVPTAILAVTADQIVRVAREFFAANTWVLAGVSGGDKELLGRLQEKLEGLFG; encoded by the coding sequence ATGAAACATACGGTCAAAGAAATAAAATTGAAAAATGGTGCGAAAGGCCTGTTCATTGACGTGCCGGACGCGACGGTGATGAGCTTTCAGGTGCAGTTTCGGGCGGGCAATCGCTATGTCCGCGACAAGGACATCTACGAGACGGCGCACATCATGGAGCACATGGCGTTTGGGGCGAATGAGAAGTTTCGTTCGGAGCACGCGTATGAGCAGGAGTTTACCAAGAATGGCGCCTATCATAATGCGTTCACCTCTGATTATTCAATGGTGTATGAGGCCGCCTGCGCGGATTTTGAATGGGATCGGATTTTGGATTTACAGCGGCTGGCGATCACTACACCGCGCTTTAACGCCGAGGAATTAGAAGCTGAGAAGGGTAATGTTCGGAGCGAGCTGACCGGCTATCTCAATAACCACAACCGCGTGATGTGGCCGCGGGTGCAGCAAGCGCTGGGCGAGGATATTTTGACATATAATCAGCGGCTGAAAACGATTGACGCGATCACGCTAAAGGATATCAAGGAGCATCATTGGCGGACACATACCCTCAACAATATGCGGTTTGTGGTGGCGGGCAAGTTGACCGGGCGGATGGCGACGATTCGTGAATCGCTGGAGCAGTGGCAGCTAGAGCCGGGCGAGCGGTTTGCTATCCCGCACGATAACCTGTCGAGTGCCGCACCGATTTTTATCCGCCGCAAGGAGGCCTCGAATCTGACATTTGGCTGGTCGATGAATCTGCCGCGCGAGCTGAGCGATGAGGATTCTGACGCTATGGGCTGCTTGAATCATATCTTGACCGGGACGATGAGCTCGCGGATTTTCGGGGCGGCGCGCAAGAAGGGGCTGGCTTACGGCGTGTTCAGCGACACCTCGGTCGGGTTTTATGATTCGGCCTGGGACTTTGGCGGCCAGGTCAACCTCGAGACGGCAGAGGCGCTGTTCGATATCATTGTGCGCGAACTGCGTCGGGTGCTGAACGGGACGATCACCTCGGAGGACATCGAGAATGCCAAGTCGTATGCGCTGGGCCGCTATCAGATGGGGGCACAAACGGTGGCACAGGTCAGCAATTTTTATACCGGGCGTTATTTTGCTGATGATTTCGTCAAGGATTACGAGGGCGTACCGACAGCAATTTTGGCGGTGACCGCTGATCAGATCGTTCGGGTGGCACGAGAGTTTTTTGCAGCAAATACCTGGGTGCTTGCTGGCGTGAGTGGCGGCGATAAAGAACTGCTCGGGCGACTGCAGGAGAAGCTTGAGGGGTTGTTTGGGTAG
- the murD gene encoding UDP-N-acetylmuramoyl-L-alanine--D-glutamate ligase — protein MFQYLEVLDGIIETMKIVIAGYGLEGISSLRYFQRVFPDAEFVIADQKVVEDAPDGVAVRTGESVFAEQLQDADMVVRAPGVPPRLLKTSGRIWSATNEFFDKCPAPIIGVTGTKGKGTTCSLIAAILRAAGQTVHLVGNIGVPALDALPSITKDDFIVYELSSFQLWDLEKSPTIAVVLMIEPDHLEVHTDFAEYLDAKKNIHRHQQDSICLYHPTNKYSREVATAPLDRPLYGCDCETCSEYCGDDELNFAHRYAIPDEDQVYVRDGYFCVQDRRICRTDHLRLPGAHNLENACAAMSAVTELPITVTDEQYAAGLESFTGLPHRLKFVAEKNGVKYYDDSIATTPGSAIAALRAFEAPKVLIVGGYDKGADYDEMATEIAKQTVRAVIIIGANAAKIEQSLRQASVAATIVVLGQTTMVDAVAQAGQLSRPGDVVILSPAAASFGMFKNYVDRGEQFVAAVEKL, from the coding sequence ATGTTCCAATATCTCGAAGTTCTTGATGGTATAATAGAAACTATGAAGATCGTTATCGCTGGCTATGGCCTTGAGGGTATATCAAGTTTGAGATATTTTCAGCGGGTTTTTCCTGATGCTGAGTTTGTCATTGCTGACCAGAAGGTGGTTGAAGATGCGCCGGATGGCGTGGCAGTGCGGACTGGTGAGTCGGTGTTCGCCGAGCAGCTGCAGGACGCCGATATGGTGGTGCGAGCACCGGGTGTGCCACCGCGGCTGCTCAAAACGTCGGGCAGAATATGGTCGGCGACCAATGAGTTTTTTGACAAATGTCCAGCGCCGATTATTGGCGTGACGGGGACGAAAGGCAAGGGTACGACCTGCAGTCTAATCGCGGCGATCTTGCGGGCGGCCGGTCAGACGGTGCATCTGGTTGGGAACATCGGTGTGCCGGCACTGGACGCGCTGCCAAGCATCACAAAGGATGACTTCATTGTGTACGAACTATCAAGTTTTCAGCTGTGGGATCTCGAAAAATCGCCGACCATTGCCGTGGTATTGATGATTGAGCCGGATCATTTGGAGGTACATACGGATTTTGCTGAGTACCTCGACGCCAAAAAAAATATTCATCGTCACCAACAGGATAGTATATGTTTATATCACCCAACGAATAAATACTCACGGGAGGTAGCCACCGCGCCGCTTGATAGGCCATTGTATGGGTGTGACTGTGAGACATGTAGCGAATACTGCGGAGATGATGAGTTAAATTTCGCGCACCGCTATGCTATCCCCGATGAGGATCAGGTGTATGTTCGGGATGGCTACTTTTGTGTGCAAGATCGGCGGATTTGTCGCACTGATCATTTACGGCTGCCGGGCGCGCACAACCTCGAGAACGCCTGTGCGGCGATGAGCGCGGTGACAGAACTGCCGATCACAGTGACCGACGAGCAGTACGCGGCTGGACTAGAGAGTTTTACGGGATTGCCACATCGATTAAAATTCGTTGCTGAGAAAAACGGCGTGAAGTATTACGATGACAGTATCGCTACTACGCCGGGCAGTGCTATCGCGGCGCTGCGGGCGTTTGAAGCGCCGAAAGTGCTGATCGTCGGCGGGTACGACAAGGGGGCGGATTATGATGAAATGGCCACGGAGATTGCCAAACAAACGGTGCGAGCGGTGATCATTATCGGGGCAAATGCGGCGAAGATTGAACAGTCGCTGCGCCAAGCATCGGTCGCGGCAACGATAGTAGTGCTCGGCCAGACAACGATGGTGGACGCTGTTGCCCAAGCCGGTCAATTATCTCGCCCGGGCGATGTTGTCATCCTCAGCCCTGCGGCTGCTAGCTTTGGCATGTTCAAGAATTACGTCGACCGTGGCGAGCAATTTGTGGCGGCGGTGGAGAAGTTGTAG